A DNA window from uncultured Methanoregula sp. contains the following coding sequences:
- a CDS encoding ion transporter, whose product MQRIVDAAVVPAGRAVTTYQSLKRTVYHIMEEEVDGNATARYFNYCMIFLIVLNVAVVILETVPWLYAKYFWFFTTIDVISFAAFTVEYVLRIWVCTTDPAFRNPFTGRIRYALTPLALVDLLAIAPFYLPIIFPVDLRFLRIIRLFRIIRVLKLGRYSDAVRTFGRVINRKKEQLIITLSILVFAIIIASTLMYYAEHDAQPELFASIPNAMWWALVTLATAGSGTMYPVTALGKVIGGIVLVVGIAILALPTAVLAAGFFEETEREILEERRRQEDAVCPACGHHFSPERNEGKAPGRTAIFEPPEK is encoded by the coding sequence ATGCAGAGAATTGTTGACGCAGCGGTTGTGCCGGCAGGAAGAGCGGTAACAACGTACCAGTCCCTGAAAAGAACCGTCTACCACATCATGGAAGAGGAAGTGGACGGCAACGCCACAGCCCGGTACTTCAACTACTGCATGATCTTCCTGATCGTCCTGAACGTTGCCGTGGTGATTCTCGAGACCGTGCCGTGGCTGTATGCCAAGTATTTCTGGTTTTTCACAACCATCGATGTGATCTCCTTTGCCGCGTTCACCGTGGAATACGTTCTCCGCATCTGGGTCTGCACCACAGATCCCGCATTCAGGAATCCCTTTACCGGGCGCATCCGGTATGCCCTGACCCCGCTTGCACTCGTTGACCTGCTGGCTATCGCGCCGTTCTACCTTCCGATCATATTCCCGGTCGATCTCCGCTTCCTCCGGATAATCCGGCTCTTCCGGATCATCCGGGTTCTGAAACTCGGCCGTTATTCGGATGCGGTCAGGACGTTCGGGCGGGTCATCAACCGGAAAAAAGAGCAGCTCATCATCACCCTCTCGATCCTGGTCTTTGCCATCATCATTGCCAGCACCCTGATGTACTATGCCGAGCACGATGCCCAGCCTGAGCTCTTTGCCAGCATCCCGAACGCGATGTGGTGGGCGCTTGTCACTCTCGCAACGGCCGGGTCCGGCACCATGTACCCGGTCACCGCGCTGGGGAAGGTGATTGGCGGAATCGTGCTCGTTGTGGGTATTGCCATTTTAGCCCTGCCAACGGCCGTGCTCGCAGCCGGCTTTTTCGAAGAGACCGAGAGGGAGATCCTGGAGGAGAGACGCCGGCAGGAGGATGCGGTCTGCCCTGCCTGCGGGCACCATTTTTCACCGGAAAGAAATGAAGGGAAGGCACCGGGCCGTACAGCGATCTTTGAGCCCCCGGAAAAATAA
- a CDS encoding DUF473 domain-containing protein — MKCAALTSISPEVIKDLKTGRPRTIELLSTHNIVTIAEVEPGPETHLFMTSVDTEDLSPGDAGICVYVLATALSMKRIVEFTPGSYYQERERMSARVQVKFCATSVVKEVFNEGLCKPTAVEVLKSSCYHAG, encoded by the coding sequence ATGAAATGCGCAGCGTTAACCAGCATCTCTCCTGAAGTAATCAAGGATCTCAAGACCGGCCGGCCCCGGACCATTGAACTCTTGAGCACGCACAATATCGTGACTATCGCCGAAGTGGAGCCGGGTCCTGAAACCCACCTCTTCATGACCTCGGTGGACACCGAGGATCTCTCACCCGGGGATGCTGGGATCTGTGTCTATGTCCTTGCCACCGCCCTCAGCATGAAACGGATCGTGGAATTCACACCGGGGTCCTATTACCAGGAGCGGGAGCGGATGTCTGCCCGGGTGCAGGTGAAGTTCTGTGCAACTTCCGTTGTAAAGGAAGTGTTCAATGAGGGACTCTGCAAGCCCACTGCCGTGGAAGTGCTCAAGTCCTCGTGTTACCACGCAGGATAA
- a CDS encoding PGF-pre-PGF domain-containing protein, with protein sequence MNYCSFPTRIILAGVFLLIILCIVPVSGATVHLPDREEIPSILAGVSTGSASPEFRHDHISGTWSASQPDSRSGIVVSTDGTVIFTAASSSFGMQFNGLGRTGEISPAVAGTIQADRDRLTIDRGTTTEWYVSDSSGIEQGMTITARPGGTGPLMVNFTLTGGELHPVAAGQALTFFNAAGPALQYGSLSAHDVTGRSLPARFALSGKTLSWQIDDRDAIYPVTIDPVIIPVSSATARFTGNTNLDDFGSSVSLTSDGTMVLVGLDSDSGAAYIFTMPAGGWSGTTSSSNANATFSGGQVTNYFGHSVSLSSNGTTALIGAYRNSTAFSNAGAAYIFTMPSGGWSGTTSSSNANATLLGGADWDYFGYSVALSSDGSTALVGAYYNKTGGNPMGGAAYLFKIPAGGWSGTISASDANATFIASGANNDLGYSVALSSNGTTALVGAYGDNTGGWETGAAYLFTMPAGGWSGTTSVSNANATFMGGSGGDLFGKSVALSSDGTTALIGAWENDTAGSNSGAAYIFTMPAGGWGGKTSSSNANATFTGGASNDNFGKSLALTSNGSRVLIGAYKNATSFSEAGAAYNFTMPSGGWSGTTSASNADSIFTGGASSDQFGNSVALSSNGTTSIIGAWKNATGAWEAGATYISSRTEVPAASFTSTNVSVVTNSTTQGWSGVSPFTMQFTDTSGNTPTSWAWARNNLTSTSWTVFNTSQNARDMFWTGNWSVNLTATNSAGSNVSVQTLWVNVTPPVVPVASFTSANVSVATNSTSQGWSGVNPFTMQFTDTSGNTPTSWAWARNNLTSQSWTVFNTSQNARDMFWTGNWSVNLTATNSAGGNISSQTLWVNVSAAPAAPTITSITPSSGQNTTSVSITNLAGSGFYGTPTVKLIRFGYGNIVATSVTVVSSNQMTCTFDLTNKISGTWNVNVVNPDNQATTLPNGFTITNSSTPTPTPTPTPNPTPTSSGGGDVGPVQRQQSTSSGSGMSIANGAPAGGTVTYSFGEPVTDYPVSIESIAFVPDQSIGQSQCLVTRTSPTAGFTVPDRPAVYESIQINWINPNVMSDATIQFSVKGSWMREHNVGPQEIVMMRQHDLVWAEIPTVYDHVANDIYYFRATTPGFSNFAVSVRKNMTVAVVSNTTTVPTSSPTMTSTAAITSTTGTIKSSTPARQTSPTPTPVPAPAVQPETGIPVLYIIAGIAIIILAVVGFFIGRRWWIRRQNPALFRKYD encoded by the coding sequence ATGAATTACTGTTCGTTCCCCACCCGCATCATCCTGGCGGGGGTATTCCTCCTCATCATCCTGTGTATTGTCCCGGTCTCCGGCGCAACCGTGCACCTGCCGGACCGGGAGGAGATACCCTCCATTCTTGCCGGGGTGTCCACCGGTAGCGCATCTCCCGAATTCCGGCATGATCATATATCCGGGACCTGGTCGGCGTCCCAGCCGGACAGCAGGTCCGGAATCGTTGTCTCCACCGATGGCACAGTCATCTTCACCGCTGCCTCCAGCTCGTTCGGCATGCAGTTCAACGGCCTCGGCCGGACGGGAGAAATTTCTCCCGCAGTTGCGGGAACGATACAGGCAGACCGGGACCGGCTCACCATCGATCGCGGCACGACAACGGAATGGTATGTCTCCGATAGCAGCGGGATCGAGCAGGGGATGACGATAACCGCCAGGCCCGGGGGTACCGGGCCCCTGATGGTTAACTTCACGCTTACCGGCGGAGAACTTCACCCCGTCGCTGCCGGGCAGGCGCTCACCTTTTTCAATGCAGCCGGTCCTGCCCTGCAGTATGGCAGCCTTTCAGCACACGACGTCACAGGCAGGAGCCTTCCGGCCCGGTTCGCACTTTCCGGAAAAACGCTCTCCTGGCAGATCGATGACCGGGATGCAATCTATCCGGTCACCATCGACCCGGTGATAATACCGGTTTCATCCGCAACTGCACGATTCACAGGAAACACAAATCTTGACGATTTCGGCTCATCAGTATCACTTACATCCGACGGAACCATGGTGCTCGTCGGGCTGGACAGTGACAGTGGGGCAGCATATATCTTTACAATGCCAGCCGGAGGATGGAGCGGAACGACATCCTCATCAAACGCAAACGCGACATTCTCCGGAGGCCAGGTGACTAACTACTTTGGTCATTCGGTATCCCTCTCATCCAATGGAACCACAGCACTTATCGGGGCATACAGGAACTCAACTGCCTTTTCAAACGCCGGTGCGGCATATATCTTTACCATGCCGTCAGGAGGGTGGAGCGGAACGACATCCTCATCAAACGCAAATGCAACACTCCTTGGAGGTGCAGACTGGGACTATTTCGGCTATTCCGTAGCACTCTCGTCCGACGGATCCACAGCGCTCGTCGGAGCGTATTATAATAAAACGGGCGGTAACCCCATGGGCGGTGCCGCATATCTTTTCAAGATACCCGCAGGAGGGTGGAGCGGAACGATATCCGCATCCGATGCAAATGCAACATTCATAGCAAGCGGGGCCAATAACGACCTCGGCTATTCAGTGGCCCTCTCCTCCAACGGAACCACGGCACTGGTCGGGGCGTATGGAGACAACACAGGCGGTTGGGAGACCGGCGCAGCATATCTCTTTACGATGCCAGCCGGAGGATGGAGCGGAACAACGTCCGTTTCAAACGCGAACGCAACATTCATGGGTGGCTCAGGGGGAGACTTATTCGGCAAATCAGTGGCACTTTCGTCCGATGGAACCACGGCGCTGATCGGCGCATGGGAAAATGACACAGCCGGCTCGAACTCCGGTGCAGCATATATCTTTACGATGCCTGCAGGGGGATGGGGCGGAAAGACATCCTCATCGAACGCGAACGCCACATTCACCGGAGGGGCATCGAATGACAACTTCGGCAAATCCCTGGCGCTCACCTCCAACGGATCCCGGGTACTCATTGGGGCGTATAAAAACGCGACCTCATTTTCAGAGGCCGGTGCGGCATATAACTTCACGATGCCGTCCGGCGGGTGGAGCGGAACGACATCCGCATCAAACGCGGACTCAATATTCACCGGAGGCGCATCGAGTGACCAGTTTGGCAATTCAGTAGCGCTCTCCTCGAATGGAACTACCTCGATTATCGGGGCGTGGAAAAACGCGACGGGCGCGTGGGAAGCCGGCGCAACGTACATTAGCTCGAGAACTGAAGTACCGGCAGCCTCGTTCACAAGCACCAATGTTTCCGTTGTTACGAACAGCACTACCCAGGGATGGTCGGGCGTCAGCCCGTTCACGATGCAGTTCACGGATACGTCCGGCAATACACCAACGAGCTGGGCATGGGCGAGAAACAACCTCACATCAACATCGTGGACGGTTTTCAATACTTCGCAGAACGCACGGGACATGTTCTGGACCGGGAACTGGAGTGTCAACCTCACCGCAACCAATTCGGCCGGAAGTAATGTTTCTGTACAGACATTGTGGGTGAACGTAACCCCGCCGGTGGTACCGGTAGCATCATTCACGAGCGCAAATGTTTCGGTTGCCACGAACAGCACATCCCAGGGATGGTCGGGCGTCAACCCGTTCACGATGCAGTTCACGGATACGTCCGGCAATACGCCAACGAGCTGGGCATGGGCGAGAAACAATCTCACTTCCCAGTCATGGACGGTTTTCAACACTTCGCAGAACGCACGGGACATGTTCTGGACCGGGAACTGGAGTGTCAACCTCACCGCAACAAATTCTGCCGGGGGTAATATATCGTCACAAACACTGTGGGTGAACGTAAGTGCTGCGCCAGCGGCTCCGACGATTACCTCCATCACACCATCCTCCGGGCAGAACACGACGTCCGTCAGCATTACGAACCTGGCAGGCTCCGGCTTTTACGGGACACCGACCGTTAAGCTTATCCGGTTCGGATATGGCAACATCGTCGCAACCAGCGTGACCGTAGTGTCGTCAAACCAGATGACCTGCACATTCGATCTCACGAACAAGATCTCAGGAACGTGGAATGTCAACGTGGTAAATCCGGACAATCAGGCGACAACCCTGCCAAACGGATTCACTATCACGAACTCATCCACTCCGACCCCCACGCCTACTCCCACGCCCAATCCGACGCCGACATCATCCGGGGGTGGCGATGTCGGGCCAGTCCAACGCCAGCAGTCCACGTCATCGGGAAGCGGCATGTCGATCGCAAACGGGGCCCCGGCCGGTGGGACAGTGACGTATTCCTTTGGGGAGCCGGTCACGGATTATCCGGTCTCCATTGAGAGCATAGCGTTTGTTCCCGACCAGTCCATCGGCCAGTCCCAGTGCCTGGTCACCCGGACCAGCCCAACAGCAGGGTTCACCGTTCCGGACCGGCCGGCGGTTTACGAGAGCATCCAGATCAACTGGATCAATCCGAACGTCATGTCGGATGCTACGATCCAGTTCAGCGTGAAGGGATCCTGGATGCGGGAGCATAATGTCGGGCCCCAGGAGATCGTCATGATGCGGCAGCACGACCTGGTCTGGGCGGAGATCCCGACGGTCTACGACCATGTTGCAAACGATATCTATTATTTCCGGGCAACAACACCGGGCTTCTCGAACTTCGCGGTATCGGTCCGGAAGAACATGACGGTCGCGGTAGTCTCGAATACCACAACCGTTCCAACATCCTCCCCGACCATGACCAGCACGGCCGCAATAACCTCGACAACGGGTACCATAAAATCCAGTACCCCGGCCAGGCAGACGTCACCGACTCCAACGCCTGTCCCGGCGCCTGCAGTGCAGCCCGAAACCGGCATACCCGTTCTGTACATAATTGCCGGTATCGCGATCATCATCCTTGCAGTGGTCGGCTTCTTCATCGGGAGACGCTGGTGGATCCGCCGCCAGAACCCGGCGCTTTTCCGGAAATATGACTGA
- a CDS encoding PEGA domain-containing protein produces the protein MKTAIISILLVLFLIAVPVSADDSASTTATTATTTAATTTAAETTTAVTTAATTTAATTEATTAVTTAATTEATTAVTIATTTDAATTVTTEVTTEVTTEVTTATTTATTEVNGSIYIGSYPSLASVYLDSVYQGTTPLTISSIAAGSYTILLELSGYADWSESVTVTSGNQTTVYEALTANTTTTATTVTTLPSRTPAETIVTAAITPEKTVSHKATTIKIPTPWPTDTPKASPVELAVILGGIGMGIAVLRRK, from the coding sequence ATGAAAACCGCCATTATCTCCATTCTCCTTGTCCTGTTCCTGATAGCAGTGCCGGTGTCCGCAGATGATTCTGCAAGTACTACTGCAACGACAGCAACAACAACTGCTGCTACAACGACAGCCGCGGAAACTACAACCGCAGTGACCACTGCTGCCACAACCACCGCAGCAACAACAGAAGCAACGACCGCTGTGACAACAGCCGCAACAACGGAAGCGACTACTGCAGTCACGATAGCCACGACAACCGATGCAGCCACGACCGTGACAACGGAAGTCACAACCGAGGTAACAACGGAAGTTACAACCGCAACAACCACTGCAACCACCGAGGTCAATGGCAGCATCTATATCGGATCCTACCCGTCCCTGGCATCCGTGTACCTGGATTCCGTGTACCAGGGTACAACCCCGCTGACGATTTCCAGCATTGCTGCCGGCAGCTACACCATACTCCTTGAGTTGAGCGGCTATGCCGACTGGTCTGAGAGTGTCACCGTTACATCAGGAAACCAGACAACCGTGTACGAGGCGCTCACGGCCAACACGACAACAACTGCGACAACCGTAACAACGCTTCCTTCACGAACACCTGCAGAAACCATAGTAACTGCTGCTATCACCCCGGAGAAGACCGTTTCGCACAAGGCAACAACTATCAAAATCCCGACGCCCTGGCCAACGGACACTCCCAAAGCATCCCCGGTGGAGCTCGCAGTTATCCTGGGCGGTATTGGTATGGGAATAGCGGTATTGCGCAGGAAATAA
- a CDS encoding zinc ribbon domain-containing protein, with protein MPYCPECGKSVSETAKFCRNCGASQAEETAGETPAVKSPPENPVCKACKTILLPGDKFCSTCGEKIAPPAPVPASVQDDEPAPGPEPVCASCGAVLGSDARFCGSCGIPAGSRPPVQEPVPEVTERPDEYVCSACGSRLKGTEKFCGICGKAAAAVRPESPAPPAANVCGSCGETLGENAKFCGICGAPAGTSIPAAPAPVPPAASAPATPPGGESVLGVIPNAKKMKMFGASWDTYTIVVTPRRMILAQMTQAMLNAAVAEANLKAKAEGKGFFGIMGSQMAASFGFGKRYEKMPPEEALHETPKNFAIENQRITAIKLKLIDTENAGMDGREFKMLIESMDGKFEYVIAEDDRFATLLQTAYGERVKMPSGLFKAGPVRVKFF; from the coding sequence ATGCCCTACTGCCCTGAATGCGGAAAAAGCGTATCAGAAACGGCAAAATTCTGCCGGAACTGCGGAGCATCGCAGGCAGAAGAGACTGCAGGAGAGACCCCGGCGGTAAAAAGTCCCCCGGAAAACCCGGTCTGCAAAGCCTGTAAAACCATTCTTCTTCCCGGAGACAAATTCTGCAGCACCTGCGGTGAGAAGATCGCCCCGCCGGCTCCTGTTCCGGCATCAGTACAGGATGATGAACCGGCTCCCGGGCCGGAGCCGGTCTGTGCTTCCTGCGGGGCAGTATTGGGGAGTGACGCCAGGTTCTGCGGATCCTGCGGGATCCCGGCCGGTTCACGCCCCCCGGTCCAGGAACCGGTACCAGAAGTGACCGAAAGACCCGATGAGTACGTCTGTTCAGCATGTGGCAGCCGGCTGAAGGGCACCGAGAAGTTCTGCGGGATCTGCGGCAAGGCTGCAGCCGCAGTCCGGCCGGAGTCACCGGCACCCCCGGCAGCAAACGTCTGCGGATCCTGCGGAGAGACGCTTGGTGAGAACGCAAAATTTTGCGGGATCTGTGGCGCACCGGCCGGTACCTCGATTCCCGCAGCACCGGCACCAGTCCCGCCCGCTGCCTCTGCACCTGCAACGCCTCCTGGCGGGGAGAGCGTTCTTGGCGTTATCCCGAATGCCAAAAAGATGAAGATGTTCGGAGCATCCTGGGATACCTATACCATTGTCGTAACCCCCCGCCGGATGATCCTTGCCCAGATGACGCAGGCGATGCTGAACGCGGCGGTAGCGGAGGCTAATCTTAAGGCGAAAGCCGAAGGAAAAGGGTTTTTCGGAATAATGGGCAGCCAGATGGCAGCCTCGTTTGGATTCGGGAAACGGTACGAGAAGATGCCCCCCGAGGAGGCCCTGCATGAAACGCCCAAGAACTTTGCTATCGAGAACCAGCGTATCACAGCCATCAAGCTCAAACTTATCGACACGGAGAATGCCGGCATGGACGGGCGCGAGTTCAAGATGCTCATCGAGTCCATGGATGGCAAGTTCGAATACGTGATTGCTGAGGACGACCGGTTCGCGACCCTGCTCCAGACCGCGTATGGCGAGCGGGTGAAGATGCCGTCCGGTCTCTTCAAGGCAGGTCCTGTACGGGTCAAATTCTTCTGA
- a CDS encoding proteasome assembly chaperone family protein: protein MTAEFSNDLKIFSKPLPTNGAAVLMGFPGSGLVGTIALQYLVDQMEFELIGSMTSKFFPPLAMMNRGLINDPVRVYAKNDETCNIAAIVADIPIAPMICYEISNGILEWVAQYQPKEVLTIAGIITNEPEKRVFGVATTQEALTRIEPHTMVLPIGSISGIASSILTECKVRNIPAVGLLGETVNAPDPRASAATIEVLNKMYNLSLDIQPLIDQAVEIEQSMGKLAEEVQQSAEATPKKDLPMYG, encoded by the coding sequence ATGACGGCAGAGTTCTCAAACGATCTGAAAATTTTTTCAAAACCGCTTCCCACCAACGGTGCAGCGGTCCTCATGGGCTTTCCCGGCAGCGGGCTTGTGGGAACGATCGCGCTCCAGTACCTGGTTGACCAGATGGAGTTTGAGCTGATCGGGTCGATGACGTCGAAATTTTTCCCGCCTCTTGCCATGATGAACCGGGGCCTGATCAATGATCCGGTCCGGGTGTACGCCAAGAACGATGAGACCTGCAATATTGCAGCCATCGTTGCCGACATTCCCATTGCTCCCATGATCTGTTACGAGATCTCGAACGGGATCCTGGAATGGGTTGCCCAGTACCAGCCAAAAGAGGTCCTCACGATTGCTGGTATAATAACGAATGAACCCGAGAAACGGGTCTTTGGCGTGGCAACCACGCAGGAAGCCCTGACCCGGATCGAGCCGCATACGATGGTCCTTCCCATCGGCAGCATCTCGGGGATTGCATCCAGCATCTTGACGGAATGCAAAGTTCGGAACATCCCCGCGGTGGGTCTCCTTGGCGAGACCGTCAATGCGCCGGATCCGCGGGCTTCGGCAGCAACGATCGAGGTGCTCAACAAGATGTACAACCTCTCCCTCGATATCCAGCCCCTGATCGACCAGGCGGTCGAGATCGAACAGAGCATGGGAAAACTGGCTGAAGAAGTCCAGCAGTCTGCGGAAGCCACGCCGAAAAAAGATCTTCCAATGTACGGGTGA
- a CDS encoding YkgJ family cysteine cluster protein, giving the protein MASFECNGCGRCCQSYGAFIRIERQMTDQDYFCHNGITGEHFQVHVQPEFAEEIGDEYEESNGGKNPAGSKGCPFLCRNPDGRFTCAVYPTRPAICREFGCYRMLIRHAETGEIRGKIIGKGQLSTLDEVLLSLWNEKIANLPHLNVPEPGPVVQHAHAPGARIHTQMQGSGQGNDREWMAGVNAILASHGYRADPVE; this is encoded by the coding sequence ATGGCAAGCTTTGAGTGCAACGGATGCGGGAGATGCTGCCAGAGCTACGGGGCGTTCATCCGGATCGAACGCCAGATGACCGATCAGGATTACTTCTGCCACAACGGCATCACCGGCGAACATTTCCAGGTTCACGTGCAGCCGGAGTTCGCAGAAGAGATCGGCGATGAATACGAGGAATCAAACGGGGGGAAGAACCCTGCCGGTAGCAAAGGCTGCCCGTTCCTGTGCAGAAACCCGGACGGCAGATTTACCTGCGCCGTGTATCCTACCCGGCCCGCGATCTGCCGGGAGTTTGGCTGCTACCGGATGCTGATCCGGCATGCGGAGACCGGGGAGATCCGGGGAAAGATTATCGGCAAGGGCCAGCTCAGCACCCTCGATGAGGTCCTGCTCTCCCTCTGGAACGAGAAGATCGCTAACCTTCCCCACCTCAATGTACCAGAGCCCGGCCCGGTGGTGCAGCACGCCCACGCGCCGGGTGCCCGCATCCACACGCAGATGCAGGGTTCCGGGCAGGGAAACGACCGGGAATGGATGGCAGGTGTCAATGCCATCCTCGCATCCCACGGGTACAGAGCAGACCCGGTTGAATGA
- a CDS encoding carbonic anhydrase — protein sequence MNPPKSPAHSSRHETGSPLIDELLAGNKRFRQNEFLEQYDRYSTIAKQQHPRVLWIGCSDSRIQSGHITNAQPGMLFIHRNIGNIIPVQDWNFATVLEYALDHLHIQDIVICGHSDCGAIKALDGDVESSFIQIWLNNAMEAKERVDAKIASPVTLEEQRERLSLIAQENIRLQIEHLQMYPQAKKALAEKRLRIHGLYYNLDNGILEKIQ from the coding sequence ATGAACCCGCCAAAGTCCCCGGCCCATTCCTCCCGCCACGAGACCGGATCCCCACTCATCGATGAGTTGCTCGCCGGTAACAAACGGTTCCGGCAGAATGAATTCTTGGAACAGTACGACCGGTACTCCACGATAGCCAAGCAGCAGCACCCAAGAGTCCTCTGGATCGGGTGTTCGGATTCCCGGATCCAGAGCGGGCATATAACCAATGCCCAGCCGGGGATGCTCTTCATCCACCGGAATATCGGGAACATCATCCCGGTGCAGGACTGGAATTTCGCAACCGTGCTCGAATATGCTCTCGACCACCTGCACATACAGGACATTGTGATCTGCGGCCATTCGGACTGCGGGGCGATAAAAGCCTTGGATGGCGATGTGGAGAGCTCGTTCATCCAGATCTGGCTCAACAATGCAATGGAGGCAAAGGAGCGGGTCGATGCAAAGATTGCCTCTCCCGTGACTCTTGAAGAACAGAGGGAGCGCCTGAGCCTGATCGCACAGGAGAATATCCGGCTCCAGATCGAACACCTGCAGATGTATCCCCAGGCAAAGAAGGCCCTTGCCGAGAAGAGGCTCCGGATCCACGGGCTCTATTACAATCTTGATAACGGCATTCTTGAAAAGATCCAGTAA
- a CDS encoding DUF5611 family protein yields the protein MQEYPIKRGLTKDLETRAAAELKACFGVEPEKTTKGFRVRFGALKRLDVTIGAGSKSVIIDTESDLSANDEIIIDTNKRFRKYLDAVTGFSTKERVKRAKSVEE from the coding sequence ATGCAAGAATACCCCATCAAGCGCGGGCTCACCAAAGACCTCGAAACCAGGGCGGCAGCGGAACTTAAAGCCTGTTTTGGCGTGGAGCCGGAGAAGACAACCAAGGGATTCAGGGTCAGATTCGGTGCGCTCAAGCGCCTGGACGTGACCATCGGGGCCGGCAGCAAATCGGTCATCATCGACACCGAGTCCGACCTGAGTGCAAACGATGAGATAATCATCGATACCAACAAGCGTTTCCGGAAGTACCTCGACGCGGTGACCGGGTTCTCCACCAAGGAACGGGTCAAGCGGGCTAAGAGCGTCGAGGAGTAA